From the genome of Deinococcus sp. JMULE3, one region includes:
- the hpt gene encoding hypoxanthine phosphoribosyltransferase, which produces MSLAPGNGPVQINEQQVQARIQEIAAKIREDYRGIEPHLICVLNGAFMFHTDLVRALDMPCTIDFLQASSYGNAKQSSGEVRIVKDLQFPISDRHVILVEDIVDTGITMNYLLHYLEGRGPKTLKIAALLSKPSRRKVEIPVEYLGFTIPDAFVYGYGLDRAQFDRNLPFITSQE; this is translated from the coding sequence ATGAGTCTCGCCCCCGGCAACGGCCCCGTTCAGATCAACGAGCAGCAGGTTCAGGCCCGCATTCAGGAAATCGCGGCGAAGATCCGCGAGGACTACCGGGGCATCGAACCTCACCTGATCTGCGTCCTGAACGGCGCGTTCATGTTCCACACCGACCTCGTGCGCGCGCTGGACATGCCCTGCACCATCGACTTCCTGCAGGCCAGCTCCTACGGGAACGCCAAGCAGAGCAGCGGCGAGGTCCGCATCGTCAAGGACCTGCAGTTCCCCATCAGCGACCGGCACGTGATCCTCGTGGAGGACATCGTGGACACCGGCATCACCATGAACTACCTGCTGCACTACCTCGAAGGGCGCGGGCCGAAGACGCTGAAGATCGCGGCGCTGCTCAGCAAGCCCAGCCGCCGCAAGGTGGAGATTCCCGTGGAGTACCTGGGCTTCACGATTCCCGACGCGTTCGTGTACGGGTACGGCCTGGACCGCGCGCAGTTCGACCGGAACCTGCCGTTCATCACCAGCCAGGAATAA
- a CDS encoding cold-shock protein translates to MAVGKVKWFNAEKGYGFIQTEGSPDVFAHFSAIQASGFKKLNEGDEVEFEIEEGQRGKGPQAKNIVVTKAAPVSDYGGGAGARRNDRW, encoded by the coding sequence ATGGCAGTAGGTAAAGTGAAATGGTTCAACGCGGAAAAAGGCTACGGCTTCATTCAGACCGAAGGTAGCCCCGACGTGTTCGCGCACTTCAGCGCGATCCAGGCCAGCGGCTTCAAGAAGCTGAACGAAGGCGACGAAGTCGAATTCGAAATCGAAGAAGGCCAGCGCGGCAAGGGCCCCCAGGCCAAGAACATCGTCGTGACGAAGGCCGCTCCGGTCAGCGATTACGGCGGCGGCGCCGGCGCCCGTCGCAACGACCGCTGGTAA
- the trpC gene encoding indole-3-glycerol phosphate synthase TrpC produces the protein MSDGPRPPVPLNLDRVPGVLGRIVHERAADYAGADPTLGGARPRTHRFETALRQPGLSLIAEVKRASPSQGAIAPLDPLDAALAYQAGGARAISVLTEPRHFDGTAQALRDVVGGVAVPALRKDFVVHPAMLREAAEWGASAALLMVSVLHEATAEYLRAAHHLGLDALVEVHDERELDIALEAGAPIIGVNNRDLTTLHINLEVSPRLIRRARDAGFTGVLVAESGYRTPQDLASVRDIADAVLVGSSLAGSGDLTRAARDLMRA, from the coding sequence ATGTCAGACGGACCCCGCCCCCCCGTGCCCCTGAACCTGGACCGCGTGCCGGGCGTGCTGGGCCGCATCGTGCACGAACGCGCCGCCGACTACGCCGGAGCCGACCCGACCCTGGGCGGCGCCCGCCCCCGCACGCACCGCTTCGAGACGGCCCTGCGTCAGCCGGGCCTGTCCCTGATCGCGGAGGTCAAGCGCGCCAGCCCCAGCCAGGGCGCCATCGCGCCGCTGGATCCGCTGGACGCCGCGCTCGCGTATCAGGCGGGTGGCGCGCGCGCGATCAGCGTCCTGACGGAACCCCGCCACTTCGACGGGACCGCGCAGGCCCTGCGGGACGTGGTGGGCGGCGTCGCGGTTCCCGCGCTGCGCAAGGACTTCGTGGTGCATCCCGCTATGCTGCGCGAGGCCGCCGAGTGGGGCGCGTCGGCGGCGCTGCTGATGGTCAGCGTGCTGCACGAGGCCACCGCCGAGTACCTGCGCGCGGCGCACCACCTGGGCCTGGACGCGCTGGTGGAGGTCCACGACGAACGTGAACTGGACATCGCGCTGGAGGCCGGTGCACCCATCATCGGCGTGAACAACCGCGACCTGACCACCCTGCACATCAATCTGGAGGTCAGTCCGCGCCTGATCCGCCGCGCGCGCGACGCTGGCTTTACGGGCGTGCTCGTCGCCGAGAGCGGGTACCGCACCCCTCAGGACCTCGCCAGCGTGCGGGACATTGCGGACGCCGTGCTGGTCGGCAGCAGTCTGGCGGGCAGCGGGGACCTGACCCGCGCCGCCCGCGACCTGATGCGCGCGTGA
- a CDS encoding proline dehydrogenase family protein yields MIDQLYRKAVLTVAGQKTVENAVRARGWGMAQRFVAGETPQTAIQAVHDLKKDGIMANLDLLGEFIESPAQCTQFADNVITMLDAAHADGITPYVSIKLSSVGQGKNVDGEDLGLTNARRIIRRAKEYGGFVCLDMEDHPRVDQTLAQFRTLVGEFGGQHVGTVLQSYLYRTEKDRASLDDLSPNLRIVKGAYLEPETVAYPQKADVDAAYRRLVYAHMQAGNYVNVATHDESIIHDVQMYALAHGVSKDAFEFQMLYGIRRDLQRNLAAAGYRVRAYIPYGRDWYPYFSRRIAETPRNAMFVLRGMLKG; encoded by the coding sequence ATGATCGACCAGCTGTACCGCAAAGCCGTCCTGACCGTCGCCGGACAGAAAACCGTCGAGAACGCCGTCCGCGCCCGCGGCTGGGGCATGGCCCAGCGTTTCGTCGCCGGGGAAACCCCCCAGACCGCCATCCAGGCCGTCCACGACCTGAAAAAAGACGGCATCATGGCGAACCTCGACCTGCTGGGCGAATTCATCGAGAGCCCCGCGCAGTGCACGCAGTTCGCCGACAACGTCATCACCATGCTCGACGCCGCGCACGCCGACGGCATCACGCCCTACGTCAGCATCAAGCTGTCCAGCGTCGGCCAGGGCAAAAACGTGGATGGCGAGGACCTGGGTCTCACGAACGCCCGCCGCATCATCCGCCGCGCCAAGGAATACGGCGGGTTCGTGTGCCTCGACATGGAAGACCACCCCCGCGTCGACCAGACCCTCGCGCAGTTCCGCACCCTCGTCGGCGAATTCGGCGGGCAGCACGTCGGCACCGTCCTCCAGAGCTACCTCTACCGCACCGAGAAGGACCGCGCCAGCCTGGACGACCTGAGCCCCAACCTCCGCATCGTGAAGGGCGCTTACCTGGAACCCGAAACGGTCGCGTACCCGCAAAAAGCCGACGTGGACGCCGCGTACCGCCGCCTCGTGTACGCCCACATGCAGGCCGGGAACTACGTGAACGTCGCCACGCACGACGAAAGCATCATCCACGACGTGCAGATGTACGCCCTCGCGCACGGCGTCAGCAAGGACGCCTTCGAATTCCAGATGCTGTACGGCATCCGCCGCGACCTGCAACGCAACCTCGCCGCCGCCGGATACCGCGTCCGCGCGTACATCCCCTACGGCCGCGACTGGTACCCCTACTTCAGCCGCCGCATCGCCGAAACGCCCCGCAACGCCATGTTCGTGCTGCGCGGCATGCTCAAAGGCTGA
- a CDS encoding MBL fold metallo-hydrolase, whose product MNPGAPHASLTFLGTGDSKGVPRFWCDCPVCQEARTNGVNRRGRTATLLRVPLPAGGEGTALLDAGPDTHAALARLPGPLVPDVVLITHAHNDHILGLGDLFDYVRYAGGKLRIYAPPEVVPALADRFPYAFRGAPPVQPIPEAGVTVGEVTLRLFRVPHGANGESHAIRLDAPHWRAAVITDAIDVPTDTAQTWLAELDLLALGTSFEDEGAAPHSGRSVYDVREALDLPWARAARRVILTHLSHGVDVRRDHLLPPDWAFAHDGLQVPLAPSART is encoded by the coding sequence GTGAACCCCGGCGCTCCCCACGCCTCGCTGACGTTCCTGGGCACCGGCGACAGCAAGGGCGTCCCGCGCTTCTGGTGCGACTGCCCCGTCTGCCAGGAGGCCCGCACGAATGGTGTGAACCGCCGGGGCCGCACCGCCACGCTGCTGCGCGTGCCCCTGCCCGCTGGCGGCGAGGGGACCGCGCTGCTCGACGCCGGGCCGGACACGCACGCCGCGCTGGCCCGCCTGCCCGGCCCGCTGGTGCCGGACGTGGTGCTGATCACCCACGCGCACAACGACCACATCCTGGGGCTGGGCGACCTGTTCGACTACGTGCGGTACGCCGGTGGGAAGCTGCGGATCTACGCTCCGCCGGAGGTCGTCCCCGCGCTCGCGGACCGCTTCCCGTACGCCTTCCGGGGCGCCCCGCCGGTGCAGCCCATCCCCGAGGCGGGCGTGACTGTGGGAGAAGTGACCCTGCGCCTCTTCCGCGTGCCGCACGGTGCGAACGGCGAGAGCCACGCCATCCGCCTCGACGCGCCCCACTGGCGGGCGGCCGTGATCACCGACGCCATCGACGTGCCCACGGACACCGCGCAGACGTGGCTGGCGGAGCTGGACCTCCTGGCGCTGGGCACCTCCTTCGAGGACGAGGGCGCCGCGCCGCACAGCGGACGCAGCGTGTACGACGTCCGCGAGGCGCTGGACCTTCCCTGGGCCCGCGCGGCGCGGCGCGTGATCCTCACGCACCTGTCGCACGGCGTGGACGTCCGCCGCGACCACCTCCTGCCGCCGGACTGGGCGTTCGCGCACGACGGACTGCAGGTGCCCCTCGCACCCTCCGCGCGAACGTGA
- a CDS encoding NAD(P)/FAD-dependent oxidoreductase, whose amino-acid sequence MTRSVGTRTVGILGGGIAGLALAARLAHRGHAVTVYDRDQAGGKLRRLTLAGEVVDTGPSLFTFPQVWRAYLRGLNEPDPLKLRPLPGGLGLHHTPHGPVPLPVPPGHPLHPHWQRYLRAAAPLTPFLGVLLTTPPRLRDPLFRQAAAALLRVQGPHLTAHGWLAAQKLPPALTHALATHALNAGLPPGVAPPLYALIPALVGADVFRPADGMGALLDALLTFGQARGVQQREHTPVTRLDGQTLTLAGGETARHDLIVSALDPHRLAALRGRPTPLPVARRTVSGVGVYAVLPRPAPLPATSVLPPTRFAAFHAHVRRGALPPDTLTLVHAHGRQLSVLLATPATGEALTLDHPWVQAQLRRTEATLQVPDLLRDALDVATLAPDHYAQGGHPGGALYGPGLPAWRGGPLHPQPYRLSTGLWQVGTGVHPGGGLPAILGGVQIVDRLLQEAGW is encoded by the coding sequence ATGACCCGCAGCGTCGGCACCCGAACAGTCGGCATTCTGGGCGGCGGGATCGCCGGACTGGCCCTCGCCGCCCGCCTCGCGCACCGGGGGCACGCAGTCACCGTGTACGACCGGGATCAGGCCGGTGGGAAGCTGCGCCGCCTCACCCTGGCGGGCGAGGTGGTGGACACCGGCCCCAGCCTGTTCACGTTCCCGCAGGTGTGGCGCGCGTACCTGCGCGGCCTGAACGAACCCGACCCCCTGAAGCTGCGCCCGCTGCCCGGCGGGCTGGGCTTGCACCACACGCCGCACGGCCCGGTGCCGCTCCCGGTGCCGCCGGGCCACCCTCTGCACCCGCACTGGCAGCGGTACCTGCGGGCCGCCGCGCCGCTTACCCCGTTCCTGGGCGTGCTGCTGACCACCCCACCGCGCCTGCGGGACCCGCTGTTCCGGCAGGCGGCCGCCGCGTTGCTGCGCGTGCAGGGCCCGCACCTGACCGCGCACGGCTGGCTGGCCGCGCAGAAGCTGCCGCCCGCGCTGACCCACGCGCTCGCCACGCACGCCCTGAACGCCGGACTGCCCCCCGGGGTCGCGCCGCCGCTGTACGCGCTGATCCCGGCACTGGTCGGCGCGGACGTGTTCCGCCCGGCGGACGGCATGGGGGCGCTGCTGGACGCCCTGCTGACCTTCGGGCAGGCACGCGGCGTGCAGCAGCGCGAACACACCCCGGTCACGCGACTGGACGGGCAGACCCTTACCCTCGCGGGCGGCGAGACGGCGCGGCACGACCTGATCGTCAGCGCCCTCGACCCGCACCGGCTGGCCGCGCTGCGGGGCCGTCCCACCCCCTTACCCGTCGCGCGGCGCACCGTCAGTGGCGTCGGCGTGTACGCCGTCCTGCCCCGCCCCGCCCCGCTGCCCGCCACGAGCGTCCTGCCGCCCACCCGCTTCGCGGCGTTCCACGCGCACGTCCGGCGCGGCGCGCTGCCCCCGGACACCCTCACCCTGGTGCACGCGCACGGGCGGCAGCTGAGCGTCCTGCTCGCCACGCCCGCCACCGGCGAGGCCCTGACCCTGGACCACCCCTGGGTGCAGGCACAACTGCGCCGGACCGAGGCGACTCTGCAAGTCCCCGACCTGCTGCGGGACGCTCTGGACGTCGCCACGCTCGCCCCCGACCACTACGCACAGGGCGGGCACCCCGGCGGCGCCCTGTACGGCCCGGGCCTCCCCGCGTGGCGCGGCGGCCCATTGCACCCCCAGCCGTACCGCCTGAGCACCGGCCTGTGGCAGGTCGGCACCGGCGTCCACCCCGGCGGCGGCCTCCCCGCCATCCTGGGCGGCGTGCAGATCGTCGACCGACTGCTGCAGGAGGCGGGCTGGTAG
- a CDS encoding MgtC/SapB family protein, whose protein sequence is MDWTDTLNQLRLMTGPLVAALLTGLIGWERQAHRAGAGLRTHMLVGISAAVFVVLAEALIRQFGSDNPAVRFDLIGLLAAVVSGVSFLGAGTIFSGGQGGQTRGLTTAASLLASAGVGVACGLHLYVFALGITLLFLFVLRPLHHLERDRRDGET, encoded by the coding sequence ATGGACTGGACCGACACCCTGAACCAGCTGCGCCTGATGACCGGCCCGCTTGTCGCAGCCCTGCTGACCGGCCTGATCGGCTGGGAACGACAGGCCCACCGCGCCGGGGCGGGCCTGCGCACCCACATGCTGGTCGGCATCAGCGCCGCCGTGTTCGTCGTCCTGGCCGAGGCGCTGATCCGGCAGTTCGGTTCGGACAATCCGGCCGTGCGCTTCGACCTGATCGGCCTGCTGGCCGCCGTCGTCAGCGGCGTCAGCTTCCTGGGCGCGGGCACGATCTTCTCCGGCGGGCAGGGCGGCCAGACGCGCGGCCTGACCACCGCCGCCAGCCTGCTCGCCAGCGCGGGCGTCGGCGTCGCCTGCGGCCTGCATCTGTACGTGTTCGCGCTGGGCATCACCCTGCTGTTCCTATTCGTCCTGCGGCCCCTGCACCACCTGGAAAGGGACCGCAGGGACGGGGAAACCTGA
- a CDS encoding TVP38/TMEM64 family protein: MTARAPHRHLRWLILGGAAALLVGVALLPDVRAFLITAFGALTSRDPAVTRAFVDSLGWAGPLALIAGFILQAVLPVLPALVLIAVTARAYGPYEGFLIVYVGTMLGAAAGYGLGRVLGDTLIRTLVGERTRLKVHEFTERHGTQGVLMIRLMPVLSADVMNLVAGAARMQFRPFMLATAAGALPVTALVVWLSESGERLLWGMIILSLVVGVVAAGRALIRRRRAARGLG, translated from the coding sequence ATGACCGCCCGCGCGCCCCACCGCCACCTCCGCTGGTTGATCCTGGGCGGCGCCGCCGCGCTTCTGGTCGGCGTGGCCCTGCTGCCCGACGTGCGCGCCTTCCTGATCACCGCGTTCGGCGCCCTGACCAGCCGCGACCCGGCCGTCACCCGTGCGTTCGTGGACAGCCTCGGCTGGGCCGGACCCCTCGCCCTGATCGCCGGGTTTATCCTGCAGGCCGTCCTGCCCGTCCTGCCCGCGCTGGTCCTGATCGCCGTGACCGCCCGCGCCTACGGCCCCTACGAGGGGTTCCTGATCGTGTACGTGGGCACCATGCTCGGCGCCGCCGCCGGGTACGGCCTGGGCCGCGTGCTGGGCGACACCCTGATCCGCACGCTGGTCGGCGAACGCACCCGCCTGAAGGTCCACGAGTTCACCGAGCGGCACGGCACGCAGGGCGTCCTGATGATCCGCCTGATGCCGGTCCTGTCCGCCGACGTGATGAACCTCGTGGCGGGCGCCGCCCGCATGCAGTTCCGGCCGTTCATGCTCGCCACGGCCGCCGGGGCGCTGCCCGTCACGGCGCTCGTCGTGTGGCTGTCCGAGAGTGGCGAGCGGCTGCTGTGGGGCATGATCATCCTCTCGCTGGTCGTGGGGGTCGTCGCGGCTGGACGCGCCCTGATCCGGCGCAGGCGCGCGGCGCGCGGACTCGGGTAA
- a CDS encoding S8 family serine peptidase yields the protein MKHTRSILAATLALSLAACSQQTVTPVAPEASAPADAVAGAYLVGFKQGNLSSQSVTEQAAVQAQAIAAAGGIMTSQWVDISAAAVKLDAAALAKLRANPSVEYVEPDYVRTAQGFRSGVTDRKVSAGLSAQGLTAQALYAPSGEFTWGDNALRVQNLRASGYTGTGVAVCVGDTGIDGNHPEFARKLKGFKNFVTTEANRNDPYALNDVSHHGTHVSGTIFAQLGAGTGASGTLSGMDANGVVGVATGVNLYMARVLGDTGSGSSSGIINGVNWCAAQLKSQGGTEDKVVISLSLGGGSKSRTEQRAYTSVWQKGAMTIAATGNDGAAVSYPAAYTEVVGIGAVDSNLAKADFSNFGTQVDLVGPGVDVISTVPLGQGSQALASGGGVSFPEVKAADLTGKGSFTGNIVAAGGTNNEFCGTTTRNAALAGNIALIARGTCSFEEKTANAVASGAKAVMIYNNAAGALGMTLTNTYTVPVVGILQADGQALLTKLPTTGTAAVTSADYESYNGTSMATPHVSAAAAVVWAAKPTLTNTQLLSLLTSTAKDLGTAGKDNNFGFGLVDPLKAITGQ from the coding sequence ATGAAGCACACCCGTTCCATCCTGGCCGCCACCCTCGCCCTGAGCCTCGCCGCCTGCAGTCAGCAGACGGTCACCCCCGTCGCCCCCGAGGCCAGCGCCCCCGCTGACGCCGTCGCCGGCGCGTACCTGGTGGGCTTCAAGCAGGGCAACCTCAGCAGCCAGAGCGTGACGGAACAGGCCGCCGTGCAGGCCCAGGCCATCGCCGCCGCGGGCGGGATCATGACCAGCCAGTGGGTGGACATCAGCGCCGCCGCCGTGAAACTCGACGCCGCCGCGCTGGCCAAACTGCGCGCCAACCCCAGCGTCGAGTACGTCGAACCCGACTACGTCCGCACCGCGCAGGGCTTCAGGAGCGGCGTCACCGACCGCAAGGTCAGCGCGGGCCTGAGCGCCCAGGGTCTCACCGCGCAGGCGCTGTACGCCCCCAGCGGCGAGTTCACCTGGGGTGACAACGCCCTGCGCGTCCAGAACCTCCGCGCCAGTGGCTACACCGGCACCGGCGTCGCCGTGTGCGTCGGCGACACCGGCATCGACGGCAACCACCCCGAATTCGCGCGGAAACTCAAGGGCTTCAAGAACTTCGTCACCACCGAAGCCAACCGCAACGATCCCTACGCCCTGAACGACGTGTCCCACCACGGCACGCACGTGTCCGGCACGATCTTCGCCCAGCTGGGCGCGGGCACCGGCGCCAGCGGTACCCTGAGCGGCATGGACGCGAATGGCGTCGTGGGCGTGGCAACGGGCGTGAACCTGTACATGGCCCGCGTGCTGGGGGACACCGGGTCCGGCAGCAGCAGCGGCATCATCAACGGCGTGAACTGGTGCGCCGCGCAGCTCAAGAGCCAGGGCGGCACGGAGGACAAGGTCGTCATCAGCCTCTCCCTGGGCGGCGGCAGCAAGAGCCGCACCGAGCAGCGCGCCTACACCAGCGTGTGGCAGAAGGGCGCCATGACCATCGCCGCGACCGGCAATGACGGCGCTGCCGTCTCCTACCCCGCCGCGTACACCGAAGTGGTCGGCATCGGCGCGGTGGACAGCAACCTCGCCAAGGCGGACTTCAGCAACTTCGGCACGCAGGTGGATCTGGTCGGCCCCGGCGTGGACGTCATCAGCACCGTGCCCCTGGGCCAGGGCAGCCAGGCGCTCGCCTCCGGCGGCGGCGTGAGCTTCCCCGAGGTGAAGGCCGCCGACCTGACCGGCAAGGGCAGCTTCACCGGGAACATCGTCGCGGCGGGCGGCACCAACAACGAGTTCTGCGGCACCACGACCCGCAACGCCGCCCTGGCCGGCAACATCGCCCTGATCGCCCGCGGCACCTGCTCCTTCGAGGAGAAGACCGCCAACGCCGTCGCCAGCGGCGCCAAGGCCGTCATGATCTACAACAACGCCGCGGGTGCCCTGGGCATGACCCTCACCAACACCTACACCGTGCCCGTCGTCGGCATCCTCCAGGCGGATGGCCAGGCCCTGCTGACCAAGCTGCCCACCACCGGCACCGCCGCCGTCACCAGCGCCGACTACGAGTCCTACAACGGCACCAGCATGGCCACCCCCCACGTCAGCGCCGCCGCCGCGGTCGTCTGGGCCGCCAAGCCCACCCTGACGAACACCCAACTGCTCAGCCTGCTGACCAGCACCGCCAAGGACCTCGGCACCGCCGGGAAGGACAACAACTTCGGTTTCGGTCTGGTCGACCCCCTGAAAGCCATCACCGGCCAGTAA
- the pruA gene encoding L-glutamate gamma-semialdehyde dehydrogenase has translation MIKVQEYRPQSFIDFTKEENVKAYQDALKKVRAELVGKHYPMVINGERVDTAEKLTSLNPCDTTEVVGTTAKATIEDAERALQGAWAAFESWKKWDMDARARVLLKAAAILKRRRLEACALMSIEVGKNYAEADVEVAEAIDFLEYYARSAMKYSGFGSSETTWFEGEENGLMSIPLGVGVSISPWNFPCAIFIGMAAAPIVVGNCVIVKPAEDAGLIAGFMVDIMLEAGLPAGVLQFLPGVGKEIGEYLTTHAKTRFITFTGSRAVGLHINEVAAKVQPGQKWIKRVIMELGGKDGMIVDETADLDVAVTAAVQGAFGFNGQKCSAMSRLIVVDSVYDEVVNAFVERAGALKVGTGEENANVTAVVNQMSFDKIKGYLELAPQEGKVLLGGAATGEANGKQGYYVQPTIVGDVKRESRLAQEEIFGPVVSVIRARDWQDALDIANSTEYGLTGGVCSASRERLEQARAEFEVGNLYFNRKITGAIVGVQPFGGYNMSGTDSKAGGPDYLANFMQLKTVTERW, from the coding sequence ATGATCAAAGTTCAGGAGTACCGCCCGCAGAGCTTCATCGATTTCACGAAGGAAGAGAACGTCAAGGCCTACCAGGACGCGCTGAAGAAGGTTCGCGCGGAATTGGTCGGGAAGCACTACCCGATGGTCATCAACGGTGAGCGGGTGGACACGGCGGAGAAGCTGACCAGCCTGAACCCCTGCGACACGACTGAAGTGGTGGGCACGACCGCGAAGGCGACGATCGAGGATGCCGAGCGTGCCCTGCAGGGCGCGTGGGCGGCGTTCGAGAGCTGGAAGAAATGGGACATGGACGCCCGCGCGCGCGTGCTGTTGAAGGCCGCCGCGATCCTGAAGCGTCGCCGCCTGGAGGCCTGCGCGCTGATGAGCATCGAGGTCGGGAAGAACTACGCCGAGGCTGACGTGGAGGTGGCGGAAGCGATCGATTTCCTGGAGTACTACGCACGCAGCGCCATGAAGTACTCGGGTTTCGGGAGCAGCGAGACGACGTGGTTCGAGGGTGAGGAGAACGGCCTGATGAGCATCCCGCTGGGCGTGGGCGTGAGCATCAGCCCGTGGAACTTCCCGTGCGCGATCTTCATCGGGATGGCGGCCGCGCCGATCGTGGTGGGGAACTGCGTGATCGTGAAGCCCGCCGAGGACGCGGGGTTGATCGCGGGGTTCATGGTGGACATCATGCTGGAGGCCGGGCTGCCCGCCGGGGTGCTGCAGTTCCTGCCGGGTGTGGGTAAGGAGATCGGGGAGTACCTGACGACGCACGCGAAGACGCGCTTCATCACGTTCACGGGGAGCCGCGCGGTGGGCCTGCACATCAACGAGGTGGCGGCGAAGGTGCAGCCCGGCCAGAAGTGGATCAAGCGCGTGATCATGGAGCTGGGCGGCAAGGACGGCATGATCGTGGACGAGACGGCCGATCTGGACGTGGCGGTGACGGCGGCGGTGCAGGGTGCGTTCGGGTTCAACGGTCAGAAGTGCAGCGCCATGAGCCGCCTGATCGTCGTGGACAGCGTGTACGACGAGGTGGTGAACGCCTTCGTGGAGCGCGCGGGTGCCCTGAAGGTCGGGACGGGTGAGGAGAACGCGAACGTCACGGCGGTCGTGAACCAGATGAGCTTCGACAAGATCAAGGGCTACCTGGAACTTGCCCCGCAGGAGGGCAAGGTGCTGCTGGGCGGCGCGGCGACCGGCGAGGCGAACGGGAAGCAGGGGTACTACGTGCAGCCGACCATCGTGGGTGACGTGAAGCGCGAGTCGCGTCTGGCGCAGGAGGAGATCTTCGGGCCGGTCGTGTCGGTCATCCGCGCGCGGGACTGGCAGGACGCGCTGGATATCGCGAACAGCACCGAGTACGGCCTGACGGGCGGCGTGTGCAGCGCCAGCCGGGAGCGTCTGGAGCAGGCCCGCGCGGAGTTCGAGGTGGGGAACCTGTACTTCAACCGCAAGATCACCGGGGCGATCGTAGGTGTGCAACCGTTCGGCGGGTACAACATGAGCGGCACGGACAGCAAGGCGGGCGGCCCGGACTACCTGGCGAACTTCATGCAACTGAAGACCGTGACGGAACGCTGGTAA
- a CDS encoding GntR family transcriptional regulator, giving the protein MTSFERPTLVRDGVYEHLRRAVLDGDLAPGERLGEVELGAQLGVSRTPIREALMRLTQDGLLVAEANKGVRVRTLSAAEARDTYVVREELDGLAAALAAQHHTTADAAALRAALNDLHAAPGSDYRAQTRLDLAFHRAITHAAHNAALSDLNRDLEQRVALIKHQTRTYNAHPQTDAQHAALLDAILARDHDAARDAARTHVRTFAALVLNDLHPRSTP; this is encoded by the coding sequence ATGACCTCCTTCGAGCGCCCCACCCTGGTCCGCGACGGCGTGTACGAACACCTGCGCCGCGCCGTGCTGGACGGCGACCTCGCCCCCGGCGAACGCCTGGGCGAGGTGGAACTCGGCGCGCAGCTCGGCGTGTCCCGCACCCCCATCCGCGAGGCCCTGATGCGCCTCACGCAGGACGGCCTGCTCGTCGCCGAGGCGAACAAGGGCGTGCGCGTCCGCACCCTCAGCGCCGCAGAGGCCCGCGACACCTACGTCGTCCGCGAGGAACTCGACGGACTGGCCGCCGCGCTGGCCGCGCAGCACCACACCACCGCCGACGCCGCCGCCCTGCGCGCCGCCCTGAATGACCTGCACGCCGCGCCCGGCAGCGACTACCGCGCCCAGACCCGCCTGGACCTCGCGTTCCACCGCGCCATCACGCACGCCGCGCACAACGCCGCCCTGAGCGACCTGAACCGCGACCTCGAACAGCGCGTCGCACTGATCAAGCACCAGACCCGCACGTACAACGCCCACCCGCAGACCGACGCGCAGCACGCCGCCCTGCTGGACGCCATTCTCGCCCGTGACCACGACGCCGCGCGGGACGCCGCCCGCACGCACGTCCGCACCTTCGCCGCCCTCGTCCTGAACGACCTTCACCCCAGGAGCACCCCATGA